Proteins from one Mycolicibacter virginiensis genomic window:
- a CDS encoding nuclear transport factor 2 family protein, whose product MSTSEIATVLAWHDALAAGDLDTLEKLSSDDIEVADAGGAGQGHQALRGWAASAQVSAGIGRMYVHDGVVVAELIPAGPGAAQAVAFRVVHDRVTAVFRHDDLDHALAATDLSEADQVD is encoded by the coding sequence ATGAGCACATCGGAGATCGCAACGGTCCTCGCCTGGCACGACGCCTTGGCCGCCGGTGATCTGGACACCCTGGAAAAGCTGTCCAGTGACGACATCGAGGTGGCCGACGCCGGCGGCGCCGGGCAGGGCCATCAGGCATTGCGCGGGTGGGCCGCGTCGGCACAGGTGAGCGCCGGAATCGGCCGGATGTATGTGCACGACGGTGTGGTGGTGGCTGAACTGATCCCCGCGGGACCGGGTGCAGCCCAGGCGGTCGCCTTCCGGGTGGTACACGATCGCGTCACCGCGGTGTTCCGCCACGACGATCTGGACCACGCCCTGGCCGCCACCGACCTCTCCGAAGCCGATCAGGTCGA
- a CDS encoding LysR family transcriptional regulator → MRHFVVVAEELHFSRAATILCMTQQALSREIKEIEASAGAKLLDRTTRKVTLTPAGEIFLAGAREMLATLDATTTDIARAVRGLSGTLRLGFGPGGALELTGLIVDEFRRCYPGVDVTMREFPIGDPSAGLASGVSDVALLRLPVSTPDIETESLFVDPVVAMVSANHRLAACSSVSVRDLIDEPITVTDTTDESHRAFWCLDAVREDATAARRFPINSVTEEAQLVQAGMAVAITSAAVTEYLPAPGVRCLPIDDWPGSVVAVAWLRDEPSPLVARFVEVACAVRDREADVIRAIEGRLAGR, encoded by the coding sequence CTGCGCCACTTCGTGGTGGTTGCCGAGGAGCTGCATTTCAGCCGCGCCGCCACCATCCTGTGTATGACCCAGCAGGCGCTTAGCCGGGAGATCAAGGAAATCGAGGCGTCGGCCGGTGCCAAACTGTTGGACCGCACGACGCGGAAAGTGACGCTCACCCCGGCCGGCGAGATCTTCCTGGCCGGGGCGCGGGAGATGCTGGCGACGCTGGACGCCACCACCACCGATATCGCACGGGCGGTCCGCGGACTGTCCGGGACGCTGCGGCTGGGTTTTGGCCCCGGTGGCGCACTGGAGTTGACCGGCCTGATCGTCGACGAGTTCCGTCGTTGCTATCCCGGCGTCGACGTCACCATGCGTGAGTTCCCGATTGGCGATCCGTCGGCCGGGCTGGCGTCGGGGGTCAGTGATGTGGCGCTGCTGCGGTTGCCGGTGAGCACCCCCGATATTGAGACGGAATCACTGTTCGTCGACCCGGTCGTCGCGATGGTGTCCGCCAACCATCGACTTGCCGCCTGCTCCTCGGTATCGGTGCGCGATCTCATCGACGAACCGATCACGGTCACCGACACCACCGATGAGAGTCATCGTGCCTTCTGGTGTCTGGATGCCGTGCGCGAAGATGCGACCGCGGCCCGGCGCTTCCCGATCAACTCGGTCACCGAGGAGGCACAGCTGGTTCAGGCCGGGATGGCGGTCGCAATTACCAGTGCGGCAGTCACGGAGTACCTGCCGGCGCCGGGCGTGAGATGCCTGCCGATCGACGACTGGCCGGGATCTGTGGTGGCAGTCGCCTGGCTGCGCGATGAACCCAGCCCGCTGGTGGCGCGGTTCGTCGAAGTGGCTTGCGCCGTTCGCGACCGGGAGGCCGACGTGATACGCGCAATCGAGGGCCGACTGGCGGGGCGCTGA
- a CDS encoding TetR/AcrR family transcriptional regulator produces MSPENVGGAAEYTFARPTGARSDRIHQAILDATAQLLDEGGYAATTVDAIAARSGASKATIYKHWPSRTAVAAEAFGAMMAQDLPLPDTGSAVGDLTEQVVRVSAFYTSARGDVFAQLLAACVEDPAGAAYFREYFLGGRRAAISELWQRGVTRGDVDADIAIDDIIDLLFGPLIFRRMTGHYPLTEDHARRLAEVALRGALAPNAPHAG; encoded by the coding sequence ATGTCGCCTGAAAACGTCGGTGGGGCGGCCGAATACACCTTCGCCCGCCCCACCGGCGCTCGCAGCGATCGCATCCATCAGGCGATCTTGGATGCGACCGCACAACTCCTCGACGAGGGCGGCTACGCCGCCACGACCGTCGACGCGATCGCGGCCCGGTCCGGGGCCAGCAAGGCCACCATCTACAAGCACTGGCCGTCGCGCACTGCGGTGGCCGCCGAGGCGTTCGGCGCGATGATGGCCCAGGATCTGCCCTTGCCGGACACCGGAAGCGCCGTCGGCGATCTCACCGAACAGGTGGTGCGGGTCTCGGCGTTCTACACCAGCGCCCGCGGTGACGTGTTCGCGCAGTTGCTCGCAGCCTGCGTAGAGGATCCGGCGGGCGCCGCCTATTTTCGGGAGTACTTTCTCGGCGGTCGCCGCGCCGCCATCAGCGAACTGTGGCAACGGGGAGTCACTCGCGGCGATGTCGATGCCGACATCGCTATCGACGACATCATCGATCTGCTGTTCGGGCCGCTCATCTTTCGCCGCATGACCGGTCATTACCCGCTCACCGAGGACCACGCGCGGCGGCTGGCCGAAGTCGCGCTGCGCGGCGCACTCGCGCCAAACGCCCCCCACGCCGGCTGA
- the dcd gene encoding dCTP deaminase, with product MLLSDRDLRAEIAAGRLGIDPFDDALVQPSSVDVRLDSLFRVFNNTRYTHIDPAKQQDELTTLVEPKPGEPFVLHPGEFVLGSTLECCTLPEDLAGRLEGKSSLGRLGLLTHSTAGFIDPGFSGHITLELSNVANLPITLWPGMKIGQLCLLRLTSPAEHPYGSTRVGSKYQGQRGPTPSRSYQNFIKSG from the coding sequence GTGCTGCTCTCCGATCGCGATCTGCGGGCCGAAATCGCTGCTGGCCGGCTGGGCATCGACCCGTTCGACGACGCGCTGGTACAGCCGTCCAGCGTGGACGTCCGCCTCGACAGCCTGTTCCGGGTGTTTAACAACACCCGCTACACCCACATCGACCCCGCCAAACAGCAAGACGAGCTGACCACGCTGGTTGAACCCAAACCCGGCGAGCCGTTCGTGCTGCATCCCGGTGAGTTCGTGCTGGGCTCCACGCTGGAGTGCTGCACCCTGCCGGAGGATCTGGCCGGCCGGCTGGAGGGCAAGTCGAGTCTGGGCCGACTGGGCCTGTTGACCCACTCCACCGCGGGTTTCATCGACCCGGGCTTCTCCGGGCACATCACGTTGGAGCTGTCCAACGTGGCGAATCTGCCGATCACGTTGTGGCCGGGGATGAAGATCGGTCAGCTGTGTCTGCTGCGATTGACCAGTCCAGCGGAGCACCCTTACGGCAGTACGCGCGTAGGGTCGAAATATCAGGGCCAGCGCGGGCCGACGCCGTCCCGCTCGTACCAGAACTTCATCAAGTCCGGTTAG
- a CDS encoding DUF7159 family protein: MEIVLGVSVAPSAVRMVLVEGENADGVTVEHDDFDVVDGAQTAPERVVSAILGTREGAREGGYELSSTGVTWSDPAEANALREALAGRKVENVMLVSAFLAAAALAQSVGSATRYARTALLFVEPEAATLAVVNSDDGSITEIHRQSLSNDDERAVGEITELAAGAQRLESNPDALFVVGSGVNVAMIKPELDKATPLPVSVPEEPDMALARGAALASAHAPLFSSSTRAVAWAQDPGTGELGPALASAGYAYIAPGGVDYDEVDYNATSDNEPLAYSALPDSGVVLGGALPDLADDPELVDSRMLDFSTGIQPRERKPMLVTGGVAALFVIGVLGLAVALAIGMRAANQHRPDVRANVVTQKAPPPAAVVTPAPAPPQAPPAPAGEPAPPRAPAPAPVPEAPAPAAPAPVAPPPPPPALPPPPLPNLGIPGLPGGPPLFGPPRGGWGRGDDDWGPGGGHGRGGGHGGGHGGGHGRGGGGFPFKIPGLPF; this comes from the coding sequence GTGGAGATCGTTCTTGGGGTGTCGGTGGCACCCTCGGCGGTCCGCATGGTGTTGGTGGAAGGCGAGAACGCCGACGGGGTCACCGTGGAGCACGACGACTTCGACGTCGTCGACGGCGCGCAAACCGCTCCGGAGCGGGTGGTGTCGGCGATCCTGGGCACTCGCGAGGGCGCCCGTGAGGGCGGCTATGAGCTCAGCTCCACCGGCGTGACTTGGAGTGATCCGGCCGAAGCGAACGCGCTGCGCGAGGCGCTGGCCGGCCGCAAGGTCGAGAACGTGATGCTGGTGTCGGCGTTTCTTGCCGCGGCGGCGCTGGCCCAGTCGGTGGGAAGTGCGACGCGCTACGCCCGGACGGCTCTGCTGTTCGTCGAGCCGGAAGCCGCCACCTTGGCTGTCGTGAACTCTGACGACGGCTCGATCACCGAGATTCACCGCCAGTCGCTGTCGAACGACGATGAGCGTGCGGTCGGCGAGATCACCGAGTTGGCCGCCGGTGCGCAACGGCTGGAGTCGAACCCCGATGCCCTGTTCGTGGTGGGTTCGGGCGTCAACGTGGCGATGATCAAACCGGAGTTGGACAAGGCCACTCCGCTGCCGGTGAGCGTGCCGGAGGAACCGGACATGGCGTTGGCCCGCGGCGCGGCGCTGGCCAGCGCGCATGCCCCGCTGTTCTCGTCTTCTACCCGGGCAGTGGCCTGGGCGCAGGACCCGGGCACCGGTGAGCTGGGTCCGGCACTGGCCAGTGCCGGATACGCCTACATCGCGCCCGGCGGCGTCGACTATGACGAGGTGGACTACAACGCCACCAGTGACAACGAGCCGCTGGCCTACAGCGCGCTTCCGGACAGCGGCGTGGTTCTGGGCGGCGCGCTTCCGGATCTCGCCGACGATCCCGAACTCGTCGACTCTCGGATGCTCGACTTCAGCACCGGTATCCAGCCGCGGGAGCGCAAGCCGATGCTGGTCACCGGCGGGGTCGCGGCGCTGTTCGTGATCGGGGTGCTGGGCTTGGCGGTCGCGTTGGCCATCGGCATGCGGGCGGCCAATCAGCACCGACCCGACGTGCGGGCCAACGTCGTCACCCAAAAGGCACCGCCGCCGGCCGCCGTCGTCACGCCCGCACCTGCGCCTCCGCAGGCTCCGCCTGCTCCGGCCGGCGAACCGGCTCCGCCGCGGGCTCCCGCTCCAGCCCCAGTGCCCGAGGCTCCGGCTCCAGCAGCCCCCGCACCGGTGGCACCGCCTCCGCCACCTCCGGCACTCCCGCCGCCACCGCTTCCCAACCTCGGGATTCCGGGTCTGCCCGGCGGTCCGCCGCTGTTCGGCCCGCCCCGGGGCGGGTGGGGCCGCGGCGATGACGACTGGGGGCCCGGCGGTGGTCATGGCCGCGGGGGCGGTCATGGCGGTGGTCACGGTGGCGGTCATGGCCGCGGCGGTGGCGGGTTCCCGTTCAAGATCCCCGGCCTTCCGTTCTGA
- a CDS encoding maleylpyruvate isomerase N-terminal domain-containing protein: MDYAAALLDETRAFGELIRTGDLALAVPSCPEWNLGQLFRHVGRGNRWAAQIIADRLDRPLDPRDVVDGKPPAETDAAIDWLHDGAQRVLDAVAQSGSDTPAWTFLGPRPSSWWVRRRLHEATVHRADAVQALSGGLADFNLSAELAADGLEEWLDLVIPRFGSDGYGLPLTDGHSVHLHATDDGLGTAGEWTISRPAGADKLTWSHEHGKGSVALRGSARDLFLTLMRRVAVADTDIAVFGDATVWQDWVDHTAF, from the coding sequence GTGGACTACGCCGCAGCATTGCTCGATGAGACGCGCGCGTTCGGGGAGCTGATCCGCACAGGTGATCTAGCATTGGCGGTCCCGAGCTGCCCGGAGTGGAACCTCGGCCAACTGTTCCGCCATGTCGGACGCGGAAACCGTTGGGCCGCACAAATCATCGCCGACCGCCTGGACCGTCCGCTGGATCCACGCGACGTCGTCGACGGCAAGCCTCCCGCCGAAACGGACGCAGCGATCGACTGGCTGCACGATGGTGCCCAGCGTGTGCTGGACGCGGTCGCCCAGAGCGGGTCGGATACGCCGGCCTGGACATTTCTGGGGCCGCGTCCGTCCTCGTGGTGGGTGCGCCGCCGGCTGCACGAGGCGACGGTCCACCGCGCTGACGCCGTGCAGGCGCTCAGCGGCGGGTTGGCCGACTTCAACCTGTCGGCGGAGCTGGCTGCCGACGGGCTCGAGGAGTGGCTTGACCTGGTCATTCCCCGGTTTGGCAGCGACGGCTACGGGCTGCCGCTCACCGACGGCCACAGCGTGCACCTGCACGCCACCGATGACGGCCTCGGGACGGCGGGGGAGTGGACGATCAGCCGTCCTGCCGGCGCCGACAAGCTGACCTGGTCGCATGAGCACGGCAAGGGGTCGGTGGCGCTGCGTGGTTCGGCTCGCGATCTGTTTCTCACCCTGATGCGCCGGGTAGCCGTGGCCGATACCGACATAGCGGTCTTCGGCGACGCCACGGTGTGGCAGGACTGGGTCGACCACACCGCCTTCTGA
- a CDS encoding DUF7159 family protein, translating into MDIVLGVSMAPPSVRMVLVEGERAGGVTVDEDGFEVDADELAFPDQVVSAILGTQESARESGYRLASTGVTVANQLQAGQLRDALAGHRVENVMLVSAFLAAAALAQTVGGSVGYERTALMFIEPDGATLAVVDSSDGSIAEVQRVALPSDDTAAVGALTRLAAEAGRLSSRPDGLFVVGSGVNVGMVKPELDAASAIPVSVPEEPETALARGAALASAHAPLFDSSTSALAWARDPGTGVIDPDLVALGYAYQADYDATSGEYALAYSAVRDDTTDSGYLKLVDVDGYDGAVIEDDDGYSPGSGAHQFDDGRAVQRRRPFLLAGSGLAAFFVVGVSSLVVALAVSIRPTAADHPPPTGHIVVPTQQAPAPAPVPEAAPPPAPAPPPAAPPVTEVPVARPAPAAPAPAPAPAAPAPAPAAPAPAPVAPVPIPIPVPIQVPAPVEAPAPAAPVPAPPPIQQPELPPIFRPPSNDGGNPSWLPGNNNGGGKKGGNPSWLPDNDGGGKKGGNPSWLPDNDGGGKKGGNPSWLPDNDGGGKKGGNPSPWLPGVGSNGGGGNPWFPGLGGGGGGGGKGNGGGGGGSWFPGLGGGGGGGGGKGGWPF; encoded by the coding sequence GTGGACATCGTTCTGGGGGTCTCGATGGCACCGCCATCGGTACGCATGGTGCTCGTCGAGGGGGAGCGCGCCGGTGGCGTGACCGTCGACGAAGACGGATTCGAGGTGGACGCCGACGAGCTCGCGTTCCCCGACCAGGTCGTATCGGCCATCCTGGGCACTCAGGAAAGTGCACGGGAGAGCGGCTACCGGCTGGCCTCGACCGGGGTGACCGTCGCCAATCAACTGCAAGCCGGCCAGCTGCGTGATGCGCTGGCCGGTCACCGGGTCGAGAACGTGATGTTGGTGTCGGCGTTCTTGGCCGCGGCCGCGCTGGCGCAGACGGTGGGCGGGTCGGTCGGCTACGAGCGGACCGCGCTGATGTTCATCGAGCCGGACGGGGCGACCCTGGCGGTTGTCGACTCGTCGGACGGCTCGATCGCCGAGGTGCAGCGGGTGGCGCTGCCCTCCGATGACACCGCCGCGGTGGGCGCGTTGACCCGGCTGGCCGCCGAGGCGGGCCGGCTGTCGTCGCGACCCGACGGTTTGTTCGTGGTCGGTTCTGGAGTCAACGTCGGCATGGTCAAGCCCGAGCTGGACGCGGCGAGTGCCATCCCGGTCAGTGTGCCCGAGGAGCCCGAGACCGCGCTGGCGCGGGGCGCGGCGCTGGCCAGTGCCCACGCGCCGCTGTTCGACTCCTCGACGTCAGCCCTGGCGTGGGCCCGTGACCCAGGCACCGGCGTGATCGACCCGGACCTGGTCGCGCTCGGTTACGCCTACCAGGCTGACTATGACGCGACCAGTGGCGAGTACGCGCTGGCCTACAGTGCGGTTCGCGACGACACCACCGACAGCGGCTACCTGAAGCTGGTCGACGTTGACGGCTATGACGGCGCTGTCATCGAGGACGACGACGGCTACTCACCGGGTTCCGGTGCGCACCAATTCGACGACGGCAGGGCGGTTCAGCGCCGTCGGCCCTTCCTGCTGGCCGGCAGCGGCTTGGCGGCGTTCTTCGTCGTCGGGGTCTCCAGCCTGGTAGTGGCGCTGGCGGTCAGCATCCGGCCCACCGCCGCAGACCATCCGCCGCCCACCGGGCATATCGTGGTCCCCACCCAGCAAGCCCCGGCCCCGGCGCCTGTCCCGGAAGCTGCGCCGCCACCGGCCCCCGCGCCGCCACCGGCGGCCCCGCCCGTCACTGAGGTCCCGGTGGCGCGGCCGGCGCCGGCCGCGCCAGCTCCTGCACCGGCTCCGGCGGCACCGGCCCCCGCCCCGGCAGCTCCGGCTCCCGCGCCGGTGGCCCCGGTGCCGATACCGATTCCGGTGCCCATCCAAGTGCCCGCGCCGGTCGAGGCCCCGGCCCCGGCTGCACCGGTCCCCGCGCCACCTCCGATCCAGCAACCCGAGCTACCGCCGATCTTCCGGCCGCCGTCCAACGACGGAGGCAACCCGTCCTGGCTGCCGGGCAACAACAACGGCGGCGGCAAGAAGGGTGGCAACCCGTCTTGGTTGCCTGACAACGATGGTGGCGGCAAGAAGGGTGGCAATCCGTCTTGGCTGCCCGACAACGATGGTGGCGGTAAGAAGGGCGGCAATCCGTCTTGGTTGCCTGACAACGATGGTGGCGGCAAGAAGGGCGGCAACCCCTCCCCGTGGCTGCCAGGCGTCGGCAGCAACGGCGGCGGCGGAAACCCGTGGTTCCCGGGCCTCGGCGGCGGCGGCGGTGGCGGCGGCAAAGGCAACGGTGGCGGTGGCGGCGGTTCCTGGTTTCCGGGCCTCGGCGGCGGTGGTGGCGGTGGCGGCGGCAAGGGTGGTTGGCCTTTCTGA
- a CDS encoding oxidoreductase yields MSVWFITGASRGFGLQIARDLLDRGHQVVATARDAATVTEALGENANVLAVALDVTDETQARQAAQAAVDRFGRIDVLINNAGRGLLGAVEEATDAEVRAVYETNVFGLLTVTRAVTPILRAQRSGTIVNISSVGGFVSSPGWGVYASTKFAVEALSEALHAELQPLGIHAMVVEPGYFRTDFLDSSSLQIQQHTIDDYTDGPAGKMRITAGERNHDQPGDPVKAAAAIIDVVESQRPPVRLLLGNDTIAAVEGKLAHVQAELAQWRDVSSSTDFDDVA; encoded by the coding sequence TTGAGCGTTTGGTTCATTACAGGAGCTTCCCGCGGGTTCGGCCTGCAGATCGCACGCGACCTGCTGGACCGCGGACACCAAGTGGTCGCGACCGCGCGCGACGCGGCAACGGTCACCGAAGCGCTCGGCGAGAACGCCAACGTGCTCGCCGTAGCCCTGGACGTCACCGACGAGACGCAAGCCCGCCAGGCCGCGCAGGCTGCAGTGGACCGCTTCGGTCGCATCGACGTGCTGATCAACAACGCCGGCCGCGGACTGCTGGGCGCCGTCGAAGAGGCCACCGACGCCGAGGTTCGCGCCGTCTACGAGACCAACGTGTTCGGCCTGTTGACCGTCACCCGCGCGGTCACACCGATACTGCGGGCGCAGCGGTCCGGCACCATCGTCAACATTTCGTCGGTGGGTGGGTTCGTCAGCTCCCCGGGATGGGGCGTCTACGCATCCACCAAGTTCGCCGTCGAAGCACTCTCCGAGGCGCTGCACGCCGAACTGCAACCACTGGGAATCCACGCGATGGTGGTCGAGCCCGGCTACTTCCGCACGGACTTCCTCGACTCGTCCAGCTTGCAGATCCAACAGCACACCATCGACGACTACACCGACGGCCCCGCGGGCAAGATGCGCATCACCGCGGGCGAGCGCAACCACGACCAGCCCGGCGACCCCGTCAAGGCGGCAGCAGCCATCATCGACGTAGTCGAATCGCAGCGTCCCCCGGTGCGTCTGCTGCTGGGCAACGACACCATCGCCGCGGTCGAGGGCAAGCTCGCCCACGTCCAAGCCGAGTTGGCCCAGTGGCGCGACGTCTCGTCTTCGACCGACTTCGACGATGTCGCCTGA